One segment of Anastrepha obliqua isolate idAnaObli1 chromosome 3, idAnaObli1_1.0, whole genome shotgun sequence DNA contains the following:
- the LOC129241387 gene encoding UPF0193 protein EVG1 homolog, translating to MEGKPCEVKTETISEGIAVETNGRAHSSDNKAMLWPSERIPQGGLFHTPKIEYSKETSDLLQVLMNESKMSMMMRKKINYHLRNGEPLPKLEPPRINTKDTEAGALEILRRARLAKRKSLEQILASDAYDIPPYRPRPTNRMPTEKEKKLLQEAMSGMHLAETSLKAKRKPKEKKEYHTTEENIIDELLDQINERANWLAEMEELGEGKRFRNEVREQIAERLRHIKGLETKIQIKRSGIRFVE from the exons ATGGAAGGAAAGCCTTGTGAGGTTAAAACGGAAACAATATCTGAGGGAATCGCTGTAGAGACTAACGGAAGAGCCCACAGTTCAGACAACAAAGCTATGCTATGGCCCAGTGAGCGCATCCCCCAAGGTGGACTTTTCCATACACCTAAAATCGAGTACAGCAAAGAAACATCCGATTTACTACAAG TCCTTATGAATGAGTCCAAAATGTCGATGATGATGCGCAAAAAGATCAACTATCACCTACGCAACGGAGAGCCTTTGCCGAAACTGGAACCTCCACGTATTAACACGAAAGATACAGAGGCCGGGGCTCTTGAGATTCTGCGTCGTGCGCGTCTTGCCAAGCGAAAGAGTCTTGAACAAATTTTGGCTAGCGACGCGTACGACATTCCTCCGTATCGCCCAAGGCCCACGAATCGAATGCCAACTGAAAAGGAGAAGAAGCTACTTCAAGAGGCCATGTCAGGTATGCACCTAGCAGAAACCTCATTGAAAGCCAAGCGAAAGCCGAAAGAGAAAAAGGAATACCACACCACGGAAGAAAACATTATTGATGAGC TTTTGGATCAAATTAATGAACGCGCAAATTGGTTGGCTGAAATGGAAGAATTAGGGGAAGGTAAACGCTTCAGAAATGAGGTACGTGAGCAAATCGCGGAACGGCTTCGGCACATAAAAGGATTAGAAACGAAAATACAGATTAAGAGGAGCGGTATACGATTCGTGGAATAA
- the LOC129242569 gene encoding protein phosphatase methylesterase 1: MSNLQRTVLKNRLPPTVPGGRIGRSDSFKKSRIRDFKPALWSDFFAEKEDVILDEKRTFRVYRTKQPQKAGPVLLLLHGGGYSGLTWSYFCVEITRIIHCQCLAVDLRGHGDTKTEHEDDLSSDTLAQDIGDLVLKLYPEDIPPLYLVGHSMGGAIAVHFAHTAQIPSIIGITVIDIVEGTAMEALASMQSFLRSRPTYFKSIPSAIEWCIRSGQVRNVDSAKASMPGQIINCTTKQLATNELPLAEDEIDDGAAASSFTHPFSISEDEEMGNDNGGEPTTSVAPTVSGSENDGSSDSSDFKKPFTAHDESPKRYTWRIDLSKSEKYWVGWFTGLSEKFLNLRVPKQLLLASIDGLDKTLIVGQMQGRFQMQVLARCGHAVHEDRPHEVAEVISAYLIRNRFAEAAGEFHFHLPTC; this comes from the exons atgtcaaatttgcAACGCACCGTTCTCAAAAATCGTCTACCACCCACTGTCCCTGGTGGGCGCATAGGTAGAAG TGATTCATTCAAAAAGTCTCGCATTCGAGACTTTAAACCGGCGCTTTGGAGCGATTTCTTTGCTGAAAAAGAAGATGTCATTTTAGATGAAAAACGCACTTTTCGTGTATACCGCACAAAGCAACCGCAAAAAGCTGGTCCAGTTCTGCTCCTGTTACATGGCGGTGGATATTCTGGCTTGACGTGGTCGTATTTTTGT GTGGAAATTACTCGCATTATACATTGCCAGTGTCTTGCAGTCGACCTTCGCGGACATGGCGACACCAAGACGGAACACGAAGACGACCTTTCTTCAGATACTCTTGCACA AGATATTGGGGATCTTGTGCTAAAGCTTTACCCAGAGGATATCCCGCCTCTCTATCTCGTCGGCCACTCTATGGGCGGCGCTATAGCCGTCCACTTTGCACACACAGCGCAAATCCCAAGTATAATTGGTATTACTGTAATAGATATAGTCGAGGGCACTGCAATGGAGGCCTTAGCAAGTATGCAAAGCTTCCTACGATCACGTCCCACTTACTTTAAGAGTATACCAAGTGCCATCGAATGGTGCATacgaagtggtcaagtacgcaaTGTTGATAGCGCAAAAGCCTCAATGCCGGGACAAattattaa TTGCACAACGAAGCAGCTGGCTACCAATGAGCTACCTCTAGCAGAAGATGAAATTGATGACGGCGCTGCAGCAAGTAGCTTTACACATCCTTTCAGTATTTCCGAAGACGAAGAAATGGGAAATGATAATGGAGGTGAGCCAACAACTTCCGTGGCCCCTACTGTATCCGGCAGCGAAAATGACGGTAGTTCAGATTCGTCAGAttttaaaaaaccatttactgCACATGACGAGTCCCCAAAAAG ATATACTTGGCGTATTGACTTGTcaaaatcagaaaaatactGGGTAGGCTGGTTTACTGGATTAAGTgagaaatttctaaatttgcGTGTTCCCAAGCAACTATTGCTGGCCAGCATTGACGGTTTGGATAAGACGTTAATAGTGGGCCAAATGCAAG gaCGCTTTCAGATGCAAGTGCTGGCGCGATGTGGACACGCTGTTCATGAAGACCGACCGCATGAAGTAGCCGAAGTGATTAGTGCCTATCTGATACGCAATCGGTTTGCTGAAGCGGCTGGTGAATTCCACTTTCATTTACCGACTTGTTAA